One Streptomyces sp. NBC_00102 DNA segment encodes these proteins:
- a CDS encoding excisionase family DNA-binding protein, whose product MTTVVIQRKWHTTAEVAEMLGFGISKTKMLVLTGEIRSVKIGRNRRILPAWVDEYVQRVTADAEGWAA is encoded by the coding sequence ATGACCACCGTCGTGATCCAGCGGAAGTGGCACACCACCGCCGAGGTGGCCGAGATGCTCGGCTTCGGCATTTCCAAGACGAAGATGCTGGTACTCACCGGGGAGATCCGCTCCGTGAAGATCGGTCGTAACCGTCGCATCCTCCCGGCCTGGGTGGACGAGTACGTCCAGCGCGTCACCGCCGACGCCGAGGGGTGGGCGGCATGA
- the xerC gene encoding tyrosine recombinase XerC, with product MGGMTGKRGNGEGSIYPYKNGFAAYVWVTKPDGKRARKYAYGKTRDEVHDKWLNLHAEAKKGPVATRHRTLAAFLAYWLDSIVKPNLAPLTYVSYEGYVRLYITPQLGAKRLDKLTVRDVREWLTKLATLCQCCAQGKDAKRDLARRKCCAVGDCCESYPSRRVVQGSRDALRAALSHAVMEEEISKNVASLVKVPKPRRRRIKPWSAAEASLFLADAAARDDHLFAAWVLVLTLGLRRGEVLGLTWKSIDFEAGELYVDHQIQRAGRQILHRETKTEDSDDFLPLPAVCLKALRMRRAQQLGDRKAAGELWQGSHDLVFTTKYGTPIEPGNLTRMFALRSRRAGLRVIPLRNTRHTTGSLLVVLKVHPKIAQRILRHSQIAMTMDVYADAGEEEVREAIGKLSDAMGGTG from the coding sequence GTGGGCGGCATGACCGGCAAGCGTGGCAACGGGGAAGGTTCCATCTACCCGTACAAGAACGGCTTCGCGGCATACGTCTGGGTCACCAAGCCGGACGGGAAGCGGGCCCGGAAGTACGCCTACGGCAAGACCCGCGACGAGGTCCACGACAAGTGGCTGAACCTCCACGCGGAGGCGAAGAAGGGACCGGTGGCCACCCGGCACCGCACCCTCGCGGCCTTCCTCGCGTACTGGCTCGACTCGATCGTGAAGCCCAACCTGGCCCCGCTGACATACGTCTCGTACGAGGGGTACGTGCGGCTCTACATCACCCCGCAGCTCGGCGCGAAGCGGCTGGACAAACTGACCGTTCGGGACGTGCGCGAATGGCTCACCAAGCTGGCGACGCTCTGCCAGTGCTGTGCCCAGGGCAAGGACGCAAAGCGAGACCTGGCTCGTCGTAAGTGCTGCGCGGTCGGGGACTGCTGCGAGTCCTACCCGTCCCGCCGGGTGGTCCAGGGGTCCCGGGATGCCCTGCGGGCAGCGCTGAGCCACGCGGTCATGGAAGAGGAGATCAGCAAGAACGTGGCCTCGCTCGTGAAGGTGCCGAAGCCTCGCCGCCGGCGGATCAAGCCGTGGTCCGCCGCCGAGGCCAGTCTCTTCCTGGCTGATGCTGCGGCGCGGGATGACCACCTCTTCGCGGCGTGGGTACTCGTGCTGACGCTCGGGCTGCGGCGCGGGGAGGTGTTGGGGCTGACGTGGAAGTCGATCGACTTCGAGGCCGGCGAGCTGTACGTGGACCACCAGATCCAGCGGGCCGGGCGCCAGATCCTTCACCGCGAGACCAAAACCGAGGACTCCGACGACTTCCTGCCCCTGCCGGCCGTCTGCCTCAAGGCCCTGCGGATGCGCCGCGCTCAGCAGCTTGGCGACCGGAAAGCCGCAGGGGAGCTGTGGCAGGGCTCTCACGACCTCGTCTTCACAACGAAGTACGGCACCCCGATCGAGCCGGGGAACCTCACCCGGATGTTCGCTCTGCGATCCCGTCGCGCGGGCCTGCGGGTCATCCCGCTCCGGAACACCCGGCACACCACCGGCTCGCTCCTGGTCGTCCTCAAGGTGCACCCGAAGATCGCTCAGCGCATCCTGCGGCACTCGCAGATCGCCATGACGATGGATGTCTATGCGGATGCGGGCGAGGAAGAGGTGCGCGAGGCGATCGGCAAGCTGTCCGACGCGATGGGCGGTACCGGCTGA
- a CDS encoding SSI family serine proteinase inhibitor: protein MTVQGSGNTDSGTSAAPASGKTAADSASGNPGSANAVGDGSYELTCAPADGTRSGTRAGGDHPDAQRACDRLAQAEATGEDLFRPVDKNAMCTQMYGGPATARITGTWRGRPVDTTVNRKNGCEIARWNALSPLLPATGA, encoded by the coding sequence GTGACCGTGCAGGGCTCCGGGAACACGGACTCCGGCACGTCCGCCGCCCCCGCCTCCGGCAAGACCGCCGCCGACTCCGCCTCTGGCAACCCCGGCTCCGCGAACGCCGTGGGTGACGGTTCGTACGAACTGACCTGCGCACCGGCCGACGGCACCCGGTCGGGCACCCGGGCCGGGGGCGACCACCCGGACGCGCAGCGCGCCTGCGACCGGCTCGCGCAGGCGGAGGCGACCGGGGAGGACCTGTTCCGGCCCGTCGACAAGAACGCGATGTGCACGCAGATGTACGGCGGTCCGGCCACCGCGCGGATCACCGGGACCTGGCGCGGCCGGCCGGTCGACACGACGGTGAACCGCAAGAACGGCTGCGAGATCGCCCGCTGGAACGCCCTGAGCCCGCTGCTCCCTGCCACCGGCGCGTAA
- a CDS encoding PAS domain-containing protein — MSSRPSRGTARLAAILDALPDGLLLVNANGTVVNANTIALEMFEAPGTGLVGRGLLDLLAEFDSRLIPGSMRRPDSADSRGRTKPTRMIARRTDGHEFPVEVTSASLDSGQAAYNDFPTSSFTGDELLMLVVRDLSGTVDTEAELARSQRQTEMILRAASEGVVGTDTDGRVVLVNPAAAQILGFRASDLGGKELHPLILHSRAEGEPFPYEESPLADTLRSGRKHRVRGQVLWSKSGVRVPVDLTTAPVRDGDQLVGAVMTFTDRRPYEEQTEQHTTEVAELTEKHAAEIAALTEKHTAQIAELTESHTAEVTELTESHATEVTGLTEGHASEIADRTERYASELEEQADHIALLGAQHAQLTAVLGESLRGPLEELRGELATLASDPAGQLWPEANQILHHLAAGYARMTTLVDNVLGYQRLDFGTEALDKAPAPIDAVVTAGIDGAVELIGPGRAQFAVHAPPIEAEVDARRLATALAHLVADVAGIDSTGKTRIASGGGYLDSTVVVAAAQRGDVVRIEVRGPFAGGDPVHTPIVRGIVRAHGGVLQTHEMPGMAGSAYVLEVPLGAGSGTIQQQPQQQVRAAVPEQAAQPQQEVAAFEAVGAPAVVSGGRRRARRSSTDAFLESATSPEGPESLAGAEGAVPAGTSGAGVPVDPSDGAGATGRRRARRGPAAVEEEQVPEARAPQASEGSGRRRGRPSPAETAPVPAQAGPAQQPVPASQPVPAPQSVPVPAQGGPQQLPAAQARPRGAGQALALPAAGHAASEGSVVTAAEGALGAGRPQRGQTVPPQGVPAGPQQPGAQATGPQVPGQQVPGQQGQPVRPEGAGRPALPVRSPVVHDEGAPQPEALAPELQPAGRRARRALAAAQERLAAENAGPRTPFALGPADADRPEPEPGAVADRHDATAMGPDEDHTPPQPHPVSAAPSGRRRARPAEAAGSPESWSRVDSTGRAGAPGAEDDEDLADEAPQPALAYAARVRDGAGASDGPAHPAGAPAVPLPPAAVAPVPPAAPQAAARPAGPGAVAGDAGPTAHATGSTPVPPAAVPAARRQPLPAELPMPGGSDTQGRAFSVRTLGQGVPLVQHLGHQQNQTLGAAGRRRKLSAPPGAEAPAPAAAPQGLPQAPAAQPVRPGPGATASATGQLMAPVPEGRSYAIGAPDEGAEGPEPLDGPGGAVEIANRPQPVPVDDELPPEPLDNPRRLLVWPAPDVSTQAALSDRGYRPVIVHSREEVDAQIAAFPAALFVDPLTGPITRTALQSLRQAAVAAEVPVLVTAGLGQASRDTAYGADPAVLLKALAPRDSEQHPPRVLVIEEREEIATALAQTLERRGMQTLRASTDSEAVDLAARMRPNLVVMDLMQVRRRRAGIIDWLRANGRLNRTPLVVYTSAGLDGPELELLGSGETALFLAERSTSDEVQSRIVDLLAKIGTN, encoded by the coding sequence GTGAGCAGCAGGCCATCCCGAGGCACTGCTCGCCTCGCAGCCATACTCGACGCCCTCCCTGACGGGCTGCTGCTCGTCAATGCCAACGGCACGGTCGTCAACGCCAACACCATCGCGCTCGAGATGTTCGAGGCGCCCGGTACCGGCCTCGTGGGACGCGGACTCCTCGATCTGCTCGCCGAGTTCGACTCGCGGCTGATCCCCGGGTCGATGCGCCGGCCGGACTCGGCCGACTCCCGGGGCAGGACCAAGCCGACGCGCATGATCGCGCGCCGGACGGACGGCCACGAGTTCCCCGTCGAGGTCACCAGCGCGAGCCTGGACAGCGGACAGGCCGCCTACAACGACTTCCCGACCTCGTCCTTCACCGGTGACGAGCTGCTGATGCTCGTCGTGCGGGACCTCTCCGGCACTGTCGACACCGAGGCCGAGCTGGCCCGTTCGCAGCGGCAGACCGAGATGATCCTGCGGGCCGCCTCCGAGGGCGTGGTCGGTACGGACACGGACGGCAGGGTCGTCCTGGTCAACCCGGCCGCCGCGCAGATCCTGGGCTTCCGCGCCAGCGACCTGGGCGGCAAGGAGCTGCACCCGCTGATCCTGCACTCACGCGCGGAGGGCGAGCCGTTCCCGTACGAGGAGTCGCCGCTCGCCGACACCCTGCGCTCCGGGCGCAAGCACCGGGTGCGCGGGCAGGTGCTCTGGTCCAAGAGCGGTGTGCGGGTCCCGGTGGACCTGACGACCGCTCCGGTCCGGGACGGCGACCAGCTGGTCGGCGCGGTGATGACCTTCACCGACCGCAGGCCGTACGAGGAGCAGACCGAACAGCACACGACCGAGGTCGCCGAGCTGACGGAGAAGCACGCCGCCGAGATCGCCGCGTTGACGGAGAAGCACACCGCACAGATCGCGGAGCTGACCGAGAGCCACACCGCGGAGGTCACCGAACTCACCGAGAGCCACGCCACCGAGGTCACCGGCCTCACCGAAGGCCACGCCTCCGAGATCGCCGACCGCACCGAGCGGTACGCCTCCGAGCTGGAGGAGCAGGCCGACCACATCGCCCTGCTCGGGGCGCAGCACGCGCAGCTGACGGCCGTTCTCGGCGAGTCGCTGCGCGGGCCGCTGGAGGAGCTGCGGGGCGAACTCGCCACCCTCGCCTCCGACCCGGCCGGCCAGCTCTGGCCCGAGGCGAACCAGATCCTGCACCACCTGGCCGCCGGGTACGCCCGGATGACCACGCTGGTCGACAACGTCCTCGGCTACCAGCGCCTGGACTTCGGCACGGAGGCGCTCGACAAGGCTCCGGCGCCGATCGACGCCGTCGTGACGGCGGGCATCGACGGTGCGGTCGAGCTGATCGGCCCGGGGCGCGCGCAGTTCGCGGTGCACGCTCCGCCGATCGAGGCCGAGGTCGACGCCCGCAGGCTGGCGACCGCGCTGGCCCACCTGGTCGCGGACGTGGCCGGGATCGACTCCACCGGCAAGACCCGGATCGCTTCCGGCGGCGGCTACCTCGACTCGACCGTCGTGGTGGCCGCGGCGCAGCGCGGGGACGTCGTACGGATCGAGGTGCGCGGCCCGTTCGCCGGTGGCGACCCGGTGCACACGCCTATCGTGCGCGGGATCGTGCGGGCGCACGGCGGGGTGCTCCAGACCCATGAGATGCCCGGCATGGCGGGCAGCGCGTACGTGCTCGAGGTACCGCTGGGCGCGGGCTCCGGCACGATCCAGCAGCAGCCCCAGCAGCAGGTCCGGGCCGCCGTACCGGAGCAGGCCGCGCAGCCGCAGCAGGAGGTCGCGGCCTTCGAGGCCGTCGGCGCCCCCGCCGTGGTCAGCGGTGGCCGGCGCAGGGCCCGCAGGTCGTCGACGGACGCGTTCCTCGAGAGCGCGACGAGCCCGGAGGGACCGGAGAGCCTCGCGGGTGCCGAGGGCGCGGTGCCGGCGGGGACGTCCGGCGCGGGCGTCCCGGTGGACCCGTCCGACGGGGCCGGCGCGACCGGACGGCGTCGGGCGCGGCGCGGGCCGGCGGCGGTGGAGGAGGAGCAGGTGCCCGAGGCGCGGGCGCCGCAGGCGAGCGAGGGTTCCGGCCGCAGGCGCGGCCGTCCCAGCCCGGCGGAGACCGCTCCGGTCCCGGCGCAGGCAGGTCCGGCTCAGCAGCCCGTACCCGCATCGCAGCCCGTACCGGCTCCGCAGTCCGTACCCGTCCCCGCGCAGGGCGGTCCTCAGCAGCTCCCGGCCGCGCAGGCGCGTCCGCGCGGTGCCGGGCAGGCTCTGGCGCTCCCGGCGGCCGGTCACGCCGCCTCGGAGGGTTCCGTCGTGACGGCGGCCGAGGGTGCCCTGGGCGCGGGCCGTCCGCAGCGCGGGCAGACCGTGCCCCCGCAGGGCGTTCCGGCGGGCCCGCAGCAACCGGGCGCACAGGCGACGGGCCCGCAGGTTCCGGGGCAGCAGGTTCCGGGGCAGCAGGGGCAGCCGGTGCGGCCGGAGGGCGCGGGCCGTCCGGCGCTGCCGGTGCGGTCGCCCGTGGTGCACGACGAGGGCGCTCCGCAGCCCGAGGCGCTCGCGCCGGAACTCCAGCCCGCGGGCCGTCGCGCCCGGCGTGCGCTGGCCGCCGCGCAGGAGCGGCTGGCCGCGGAGAACGCGGGCCCGCGCACCCCGTTCGCGCTGGGGCCCGCCGACGCGGACCGGCCCGAGCCCGAGCCCGGGGCCGTGGCGGACCGGCACGACGCCACCGCCATGGGTCCGGACGAGGACCACACGCCTCCGCAGCCGCACCCCGTGTCCGCCGCCCCGTCCGGCCGCCGCCGGGCCCGTCCCGCCGAGGCGGCGGGTTCGCCGGAGAGCTGGTCGCGGGTCGACTCGACCGGCCGCGCCGGGGCCCCCGGCGCCGAGGACGACGAGGACCTCGCGGACGAGGCGCCGCAGCCCGCGCTCGCGTACGCCGCGCGTGTCCGGGACGGAGCCGGTGCGAGTGACGGCCCCGCGCACCCGGCCGGGGCTCCCGCGGTGCCGCTGCCGCCCGCCGCCGTAGCGCCCGTACCGCCCGCGGCACCGCAGGCAGCCGCGCGGCCCGCCGGGCCCGGGGCGGTGGCCGGCGACGCCGGGCCCACCGCACACGCGACCGGCAGCACCCCGGTGCCGCCCGCCGCGGTGCCCGCGGCCCGCAGGCAGCCGCTGCCCGCCGAGCTGCCGATGCCCGGTGGCTCGGACACCCAGGGGCGGGCCTTCAGCGTGCGGACGCTCGGTCAGGGCGTACCGCTCGTGCAGCACCTGGGCCACCAGCAGAACCAGACGCTCGGCGCGGCCGGCCGGCGCCGCAAGCTGTCCGCGCCCCCCGGGGCCGAGGCTCCGGCGCCCGCCGCCGCCCCGCAGGGCCTTCCGCAGGCTCCGGCCGCGCAGCCCGTTCGGCCCGGCCCCGGTGCGACGGCCTCGGCCACCGGGCAGCTCATGGCGCCGGTCCCCGAAGGGCGTTCGTACGCCATAGGAGCACCCGACGAGGGTGCCGAGGGTCCCGAGCCGCTGGACGGTCCGGGCGGTGCGGTCGAGATCGCCAACCGTCCGCAGCCGGTGCCGGTCGACGACGAGCTGCCCCCGGAGCCGCTGGACAACCCGCGGCGGCTGCTGGTCTGGCCCGCGCCCGACGTGTCGACGCAGGCGGCGCTCAGCGACCGGGGTTACCGGCCGGTGATCGTGCACTCCCGCGAGGAGGTGGACGCGCAGATCGCCGCGTTCCCCGCCGCGCTCTTCGTGGACCCGCTGACCGGGCCCATCACGCGTACCGCCCTCCAGTCGCTGCGTCAGGCGGCGGTGGCGGCCGAGGTGCCGGTGCTGGTCACGGCGGGTCTGGGGCAGGCGAGCCGGGACACCGCGTACGGCGCCGACCCGGCTGTCCTCCTCAAGGCACTCGCCCCGCGCGACAGCGAGCAGCACCCGCCCCGGGTCCTCGTCATCGAGGAGCGCGAGGAGATCGCGACGGCGCTCGCGCAGACCCTGGAGCGGCGGGGGATGCAGACCCTCCGGGCGTCCACCGACAGCGAGGCGGTCGACCTGGCCGCGCGGATGCGGCCGAACCTGGTGGTGATGGACCTGATGCAGGTACGTCGCCGGCGGGCCGGGATCATCGACTGGCTGCGGGCCAACGGGCGCCTGAACCGCACCCCGCTGGTCGTCTACACCTCGGCCGGACTGGACGGGCCCGAGCTGGAGCTGCTGGGCTCCGGCGAGACCGCGCTCTTCCTGGCCGAACGCTCCACCAGCGACGAGGTGCAGTCCCGGATCGTCGATCTGCTGGCGAAGATAGGGACCAACTGA
- a CDS encoding long-chain fatty acid--CoA ligase → MLSTMQDVPLTVTRILTHGMTIHGKSQVTTWTGEPEPHRRSFAEIGARAIGLANALRDELGIDGDQRVATLMWNNSEHIEAYLAIPAMGAVLHTLNLRLPADQLVWVVNHADDKVVIVNGSVLPLLAPLLPRLPSVEHVVVAGPGDLSLLDGAAPRVHDYEELIAGRPATFDWPEIDERQAAAMCYTSGTTGEPKGVVYSHRSIYLHSMQVNATESMGLTDADTTLVVVPQFHVNSWGLPHAAFMSGVNMLMPDRFLQPAPLADMIEQVRPTHAAAVPTIWQGLLAEVTARPRDLTSMARVTIGGAACPPSLMEAYDKLGVRLCHAWGMTETSPLGTMAHPPAGLSAEEEWPYRVTQGRFPAGVEGRLVGPGGEHLPWDNESAGELEVRGPWIAGAYYGGADGEHLRPEDKFSEDGWLKTGDVGVISADGFLTLTDRAKDVIKSGGEWISSVELENAIMAHPDVAEAAVVAVPDDRWGERPLATVVLKDGATVGFESLKAFLAESGVAKWQLPERWTAITAVPKTSVGKFDKKVIRKQHADGELDVTVL, encoded by the coding sequence GTGCTGAGCACCATGCAGGACGTACCGCTGACTGTCACCCGCATCCTGACCCATGGGATGACGATCCACGGGAAGTCTCAGGTCACGACCTGGACCGGCGAACCCGAGCCGCACCGCCGCAGTTTCGCGGAGATCGGCGCCCGCGCGATCGGCCTGGCCAACGCCCTCCGTGACGAGCTGGGCATCGACGGCGACCAGCGCGTGGCCACCCTCATGTGGAACAACTCCGAGCACATCGAGGCATACCTGGCCATTCCGGCCATGGGTGCCGTGCTCCACACCCTCAATCTGCGGCTCCCCGCCGACCAGCTCGTCTGGGTCGTCAACCACGCGGACGACAAGGTGGTGATCGTCAACGGCTCGGTGCTGCCGCTCCTCGCGCCGCTGCTGCCCCGGCTGCCGTCCGTGGAACACGTGGTCGTCGCCGGGCCCGGCGACCTGTCCCTGCTCGACGGGGCCGCACCGCGCGTGCACGACTACGAGGAGCTCATCGCCGGCCGTCCGGCCACCTTCGACTGGCCCGAGATCGACGAACGCCAGGCCGCCGCCATGTGCTACACCTCCGGCACCACCGGTGAGCCCAAGGGTGTCGTGTACTCGCACCGCTCGATCTACCTGCACTCGATGCAGGTCAACGCGACCGAGTCGATGGGGCTGACGGACGCCGACACCACTCTGGTCGTGGTGCCCCAATTCCATGTGAACTCGTGGGGTTTGCCCCATGCGGCCTTCATGTCCGGTGTGAACATGCTGATGCCGGACCGCTTCCTCCAGCCCGCACCGCTCGCCGACATGATCGAGCAGGTGCGCCCGACCCACGCGGCGGCCGTCCCCACCATCTGGCAGGGCCTGCTCGCGGAGGTCACCGCGCGGCCGCGCGACCTCACCTCGATGGCCCGGGTGACCATCGGCGGTGCCGCCTGTCCGCCCTCGCTGATGGAGGCGTACGACAAGCTGGGCGTCCGGCTCTGCCACGCCTGGGGCATGACGGAGACCTCACCGCTCGGCACCATGGCCCACCCGCCCGCCGGGCTGAGCGCCGAGGAGGAGTGGCCGTACCGCGTCACCCAGGGCCGCTTCCCGGCCGGTGTCGAGGGACGGCTGGTCGGCCCGGGCGGCGAACACCTGCCCTGGGACAACGAGTCGGCCGGTGAGCTGGAGGTACGCGGCCCCTGGATCGCCGGCGCCTACTACGGCGGTGCGGACGGCGAACATCTGCGCCCCGAGGACAAGTTCAGCGAGGACGGCTGGCTGAAGACCGGCGACGTCGGTGTGATCAGCGCGGACGGCTTCCTCACCCTCACCGACCGCGCCAAGGACGTCATCAAGTCCGGCGGCGAGTGGATCTCCAGCGTGGAACTGGAGAACGCGATCATGGCCCACCCGGACGTGGCCGAGGCCGCCGTCGTCGCCGTGCCCGACGACCGGTGGGGCGAGCGCCCGCTGGCCACGGTCGTCCTCAAGGACGGCGCCACCGTCGGCTTCGAGAGCCTCAAGGCGTTCCTCGCCGAATCCGGCGTCGCCAAGTGGCAGCTCCCGGAACGGTGGACGGCCATCACGGCGGTACCGAAGACGAGCGTCGGGAAGTTCGACAAGAAGGTGATCCGTAAGCAGCACGCGGACGGCGAACTGGACGTCACGGTCCTCTGA
- a CDS encoding SigE family RNA polymerase sigma factor, whose amino-acid sequence MTTPVCTGALRHPAAAAGHTPPYPSFSSYVRARGPVLLRTARSLTANPSDAEDLLQTALTKTYAAWERIEDHGALDGYVRRALVNTRTSQWRKRKVDEYACDDLPEPETAPAPDPAEHQSLHDAMWRAVLRLPDRQRAMVVLRYYEDLSEVQTAEVLGVSVGTVKSAVSRALRKLREDPELTPAH is encoded by the coding sequence ATGACCACGCCAGTCTGTACGGGCGCCCTCAGGCACCCCGCTGCCGCCGCCGGGCACACCCCGCCCTACCCGTCGTTCTCCTCGTACGTCCGGGCGCGCGGGCCCGTGCTGCTGCGCACCGCGCGCTCGCTCACCGCGAACCCGAGCGATGCCGAGGACCTGCTCCAGACCGCCCTGACCAAGACCTATGCGGCCTGGGAACGGATCGAGGACCACGGGGCCCTGGACGGGTACGTCCGTCGCGCCCTGGTGAACACGCGTACCTCGCAGTGGCGCAAACGCAAGGTCGACGAGTACGCCTGTGACGACCTGCCCGAGCCGGAGACCGCTCCGGCCCCCGATCCCGCCGAACACCAGTCGCTCCACGACGCGATGTGGCGGGCCGTCCTCAGACTGCCCGACCGCCAGCGGGCCATGGTCGTGCTGCGGTACTACGAGGACCTCAGCGAGGTGCAGACCGCCGAGGTGCTCGGGGTGTCCGTCGGCACGGTGAAGAGCGCCGTCTCCCGGGCGCTGCGCAAGCTCCGTGAGGACCCGGAGCTGACTCCCGCGCACTGA